Sequence from the Macaca thibetana thibetana isolate TM-01 chromosome 20, ASM2454274v1, whole genome shotgun sequence genome:
actccaaaggctgagccaggagaattgcttgaatcctgtctcaaaaagaaaagaaaaggaaaaaaaccaacccgtagagttgtcatgaggattaaactaaaaaatatgcCACATAggctgggtccagtggctcacacctgtaatcccagctctttgggaggccaaggtaggtggatcacttgaggtcaggagttcaagaccagcctgaccaacatggtctacttctttctttagtagagacagaaaccctgtctctactaaaattacaaaattagctggacatggtggctggtgcctgtaatcccagctacttgggaggctgaggcaggagaattgcttgaactcaggaggcggaggttgcagtgagctgagatcgagccattgcactccagcctgggcaacaagaacgaaatgcggtctcaaaacaacaacaacaaaaaccagaagaaagaaagaaaaacaaaaaatgtatatgcTACATAAACAGGGACAGTGTGCTGGCACACAAGGGTGCAGTGACTGCCACTACCAGGTTCCAATCCTGACTAGAATTTCcttgttgtgtgaccttgggcaagtcgctTAACCtgattttctcacctataaaataagaATCGTGTAAGGATTAGTATCAAGACTATGGATTTCTGTAAAGATGCAACAAgtaaattgttttgtttcttgtttgtttgttttttgagatggagtcactctgtcacctcaactcactgcaatctctgcctcccaagttcaagcgattattccacctcagcctcccaaagtgctaggattacaggcacacaacaccacacccagctaatttttgtgttttagtagagatggggtgtcgccatattgcccaggctggtctcaaaatcccaagctcaggcaatccacccaccttggcctcccaaagtgctaggattgcaggtgtgagccaccacacccagctattttattttgttttgaaacagagtctcactcttgtctcacaggctggagtacagtgcttgaaccaactcctgggttcaagcaattctcctgcctcagcctcccaagtagttggcacccgccaacacacccagctaatttttgtgtttttagtagatacaaggtttcaccctattggccaggctggtctcaaactcctgacctcaggtgatccacccacctcagcctcccaaagtgcgttgggattgcaggcgtgagccactgcacaatCTCTTCACAATTCtgaactcattgcagcctcataACAATGCTTTCACTATCCTACAGGGAGGCCATGGGGCACAGgggctaagtgacttgcccaatgtCCTGGCAGTCTGTGGTCCTTCTTGCCCCAGGAGAAGCAATCTGACTCCAGCAATCAAGGAATTACTttgttgtgggggtgggggtcacaCCCAGGAAGCAGGCATCCTAATTCCATCAACTGCTCTGGCTCCTGTCCAGGGGGGCAAGGGTGAGCCTGGGCTGAGAACTGGAGGCTCTTTCCTGCGGGGGGTAGGGTcagaccgggcacggtggttcacgcatgtaatcccggcactttcggaggctgaggcgggaagattgcttgagcccaggagttcgagaccagcctgggcaacatggtgaaatcccatctctaaaaaaacatacaaaaattagccaggcatggtggcacatgcctatggtcccagctgcttgggaggcagaaacgggaggatcgcttgggcttGGGacgttgaggctacagtgagccgagagggtgccattacactccaggctgggcaacagagcctgaccctgtctcaaaaacaaaagcaacaaaagaattTGCAGTCAGCTCACAGAGCACATGCACCTGCCAAAAGATGCCACTTGTTCTCACCGAGCTCCGACCTGAAACTGTTGCAAGAGGGACGCTTCCAGTTATCCGAGAGAAACGGCTGCATTTCCCCAGTGCCTTGTCCCTTGCCTCCCTGTGACATCTCACCGAAGTGCTAACACTTGCCCTGAGGTGATGTCAGGTGATGGTCACAGCCAGGAGCTTCCCTGTCTCCATCTGAATGTGTGTGTCAGTAGGACGTAACAGGGGTCAGATCCCAGGGCCAAGCTGGGCCCCAGAGGAAGGACCCTGGGTGGTGATGCTCAGAAACAGGGGGAGCTTCACCCCACGGGGACTCACATGTTCACCTCCCTCTCTACCAAGAAGCTGGGTGTGAGGAGGAGAGAGGCATCActcacacacgcacgcacacacacacacacacacactcctataGGTGCATTTTCCTGCAGCCCCAAAGGTTCCATTGAAAGgcatcatggccgggcgcggtggctcaagcctgtaatcccagcactttgggaggccgagacgggtggatcacgaggtcaggagatcgagaccatcctggctaacacggtgaaaccccgtctctaccaaaaaatacaaaaaactagccgggcgaggtggcgggcgcctgtagtcccagctacttgggaggctgaggcaggagaatggcgggaacccgggaggcggagcttgcagtgagcagagatccggccacagcactccagcctgggcgacagagcgagactccgtctcaaaaaaaaaaaaaaaaaaaaaaaaagaaaggcatcacATTAGTTTTACCTAAAGCAAAGGCCACCCCATCCAAACAAGGGCTCCAGAGATGCAGGCAGGAGGCCACATGGCAAAGGGGCCCCCTGCTCTGCGTTGTAGGGATTGAATCAGGCAATCATTTTTCAATGTATCAAACACCCAAAGCTCTTCCAATTCTACCAAAGTGAAAAGAGCAGGTTTCGATGATTCTAGACTCTAGGATTCTTGTGTCATTCTACAACGGCTTATCAAGGTTGGGTCTGTGCCAAGCTCTGTGCTGtaatgtgaccttggacaagcccTTCCACCTCTCTGAACCTATCTTCTCATTTACAAAGTGGGGCCACAATTCCCCATCTCAGAGGGATTGCTATAAGGCTTAGAAATAATGCacgtgggctgggcatggtggctcacgccggtaattcCAGTACCTggggggggccaaggcaggcaagattacttgagccaaggggttggagaccagtctgggcaacatgccaaaaccccgtctctactaaaaatataaaaggtagctgggcatgatggctcacgcctgtcatcccagttactcaggaggctgaagcacaagaatcgcttgaacccatgaggcagaggttacagtaaggggacattgcactactgcactccagcctgggtgacagagcaagattctgtctaaatatatatatattacaaaaattggctgggcatcatggcatgcacctgtagtatcagctatttgggaggctgagatgggaggatcatttaagcccaggaggtcaaggctgtagtgagctatgatcatgccattgcattccagcctgggcaacagactgagaccctgtctcaaaaaaaaaaaaaaaaaaagaaaaagaaaaaaagaaaaggaaggaaggaggaaggaagtaagggagagggggagggagtgagagaaggaaggaaggaaagaaagagagaaggaaggaaggaaggaaggaaggaaggaaggaaggaaggaaggaaggaaggaaggaaggaaggaagagagggagggagggagggagggagggaaggagggaggaagggcgggaggaaaagatggaaaggaaagaaagaaaaagaaagagaaagaaagaaagagagagagagaggaagaaagaaagagagagaaagaaagagagagaaaggaaggaaggaaggaaggaaggaaggaaggaaggaaggaaggaagggaggaaggaaggaaggaagggagggagggagggaggggagggagggagggagggagggaggaggaaggaaggaaggaaggaaggaaggaaggaaggaaggagtgaaagaggctgggcgcggtggctcatgcctgtaatcccaccactttgggaggcagaagcaggaggatcacaaggtcaagagatcaagaccatcctggccagcatggcgaaacctcgtctctaataaaaatacaaaaattagctaggcatggtagcgcacgcctgtagtcccagctactcgggaggctgaggcaggagaattgcttgaacctgggaggtggaggttacagtgagccgagatcacgctactgcactccagcctggcaacagagcgagactctgtctcaaaaaaaaaagagagagggagagagaaagggaaaaaaaaaagaaggaaagaaggaagggagggaaggaaggaggcatgTGAAAGACTGCAGACTAAAggcttatttctattatttattagaAGAGGTGACTCCTAGgttgggtgtgttggctcacacctgtaatcccagtgctttgggaggcctaggcaggaggatcgctgagcccaggtgttggagatcagcctgggcaacatagaaagacctcatctctacaaaaaaatttaaaaattagctgagcgtggtggcatgcgcctgtagttccagctacacaggaagctgaggtgggaggatcgcttgaacccaggagttcgaggctacagtgagctatgattgcacactgcactccagcctgggcaacagagtgagatctcatctctgaaaaagaaaagcagaaaagaaaaaagtgatgcCTGATGAATGTCAGAAGACAGGTGGGAACTCACCAAGTAGaccagaaggaaaaagaggccAAGCAGAGAGCAGCCCCCACAGGGGGAGAGGTTCACAGATCACAGGGTGGAAGGGGCAGCTGAAGAGGTTAGCGAGGACCTTGAAGGCCAAGCCAAGGTCTTGGGACTTGACTCTGAGGGCACTGGGGAGTCATGGGGGGGTTTCTGAGccaggcaggagcaggagcatATGTGTGGGTTAGGAAGATGTATCCTTCTGGCCACAGTGCACAAAAGAAGATGGAGATTCTGGAAGAATAAAGGCCAGTGAGAAGGCATGATAAACATCCATGAGCCAAGGGACACTGGCTGTTGGACCACAAGTGCCACCCATGGTGAGGATGTTGGCACACAGCTTACCCCAGCCTACACGGTACAAGGATGGGGAGCAAGGtcgaacatggtggctcacacctgtaatcctagcatgttgggaagccaaggcagggggattgctgagcccaggagttcgagaccagcctgaacaacatagggagacccattctctataaaaatttaaaaaactagctagacatggtggcacacctgtagtcccaggtactcgggaggccgagatgagagaattgcttgagcccaggagttcgaggttgcagtgagccacaatccctccagtgtactccagcctgggcaacagagtgaggccctgtcttcaaaagaaaaaacaacaacaacaaaaaggcttTCAGCAGGGTAGCAGAGCACTGCTCCCCatcctggttttttgtttttgtttttttgttgttgtttgttttgagatggagtttcgctcttgttgcctgggctggagtgcaatggtgtgatcttggctcactgcaacctccacctcctgggttcaggcgattctcttgcctcagcctccccagtagctgggattacaggcacctgccaccacgcccggctaatttttgtatttttagtagagatggggtttcaccctgttggccaggctggtctcgaactcctgacctccacccacctcgccctcccaaaatgctgggattacagctataagtcactgtgcccggcccatcctggttttttgtttgtcttgtttctttttgagacaaggtctctgttgccgagtggcacaatcatagctcactgcaccctcaacctcctgggctcaagtgactctccagcctcagcctcccaaaccactgagattacaggcatgatgagtcactgcacccagccatgctGGAAGCTTTTGAATACAACATGCTGCAAGTATCACAgcctcattcattccttcactcaGCAAATCTTTACTCAGTACCTACTGTGTtctagatacatttttttttttttttagatgggatctagctctgtcacccaggctggagtgcagtggtgcaatctcggctcactgtagcctctgcctccctggttcaagagattctcatgccccagcctccctattagctgggattacaggcgccctccaccacacccagctatttccAGGTACATTCTTGACACTAGGGATTCAGCAAAGAACAAGACAGTTAAGGTCTCTGATGCTCACAGGGCTCACATTTTAGAGAGGGATTAATGtccaataagtaaataaatgtataatatgtcAGGGTCGTATGACTATAAGGAACAGTGATTGTTACAACCCagatgagaaggaaaaataaaggattCCAAATACCCCACCCTGGGAagtagagtcaggattcaaacgaAGAACTGTAGGGCTTCAAGTTCATGGTCTTTAGTCTTCTGGAGGCTGCCTCTCTTTGAAGAGCTTGTGCATAAGGCATAACTTGCAGTTACTGGTATCCTCCCTTGAGCCACAaggtccattcattcattattcattctggagccatttattgagcacctactatttgTCAAGCCCTGTTCTGGATGCTGAGGACATAACAATGATCTGGACAGGCATGATTTACAGACTGGCAGGGAGAAGTGGTTTTAAACAAGTGCACAGGATTCGTTACACTTGCCATGAGAGCTACAGATACGTAGCACATGTTATGAACTAGCCTGGGAAAAGCTCTAAGCCTGGTCTCCCAGAAGAAGTGACATTTAACTTGAGGCCTAAAGTTTCTCAGGCAAAGAGGGAAGTGATTTCAAGGCTGAGGgaacagcacgtgcaaaggcTTGGAGAGGTAAAAGGAGGCTGGCACGCTTGAGAAACTGagagaccagcatggccacagCTCGGAGATGGAGGGAAAGCAGGGCGTGGCATAAGACAAGGCCAGGGAGGCTCACAGAGGTCAGACCAgcagacctccccagccatgttagGAACAAATTGAGGGCGAGCCACGGTGCCTGGTGCCcataatctcagtattttgggaggtgaagcaggaggatcgcttgagcccaggagttcaaagctgcagggAGCAAtggtcgcgccactgcattccagcctgggcaacacagtgagaccctgtctctaaaagaaaagagaaaaaaaaaggaagaatttttgGCACAGCACAGGTTCCAATGCTATCCCAAGCCCCTGGGCCCAGAGTGGCTGACTCCCTACCCAGGATGCTCCCTCCAGTTGAGAATGTTCTCAACCAATAACTGTTGTCATCACTTCCCAAGAAATTCAGCTCTTGGGATCAAATTCTGGCTCCCCTAGGAAGCATCTGGCAGGGTTTCAGGAGCCATCGGGTCTGCCATGTTATGCTGGAATATTTATAAGCACCTGAGGGTTATCATCCCCATGTGGTAGAAAATGAAACTGAAGCTCAAGAGAGCTTTGCACTCCCTACCCTTTTTTACACCTCATTTTTCTCCAGCATGTGGAATTGAGGGAGCTTCATGCATCTAGCTGTCATGATTCCAAGATTCTATGACATGTGGGAGAGAATCCTAAGGTTCGGGGAGCCGCAGAGGTTTCGGGGGTTCTGGAAATACGAGATCCTAAGCCTAGGTGCTCCAATAAACCCAGTGAGAGCAAGCCCAGGTTTCTGGTCTGTACCCGCTGGTGCAAGCCCAGAGACAAGCAGGCGCCACCAATGAGCCCCTCTGCGGGTCTCCTCCCAGGTCCCACCTCACAGGCCAGCTGGAGGGCGCGATCCTGGCGTCCCCCGACGGCCTGGGGCCCCAATCCAGAGGCCTGGGTGGGCAGGGACCAAGGGCGTAGTCAGGGAGTGCCTTTTGCTGGAGGGCAACGGACCGGGGCGGGGAGTCGGGAGACCAGAGTGGGAGGAAGGCGGGGAGTCCAGGTTCCGCCCCGGAGCTGACTTCCTCCTGGTCGGCTGCAGCAGCCGGGTGAGCGGCGGCAGCGGCCGGGGATCCCGGAGCCATGGGGCGCGCGCGCGATGCCATCCTGGATGCGCTGGAGAACCTGACAGCCGAGGAGCTCAAGAAGTTCAAGCTGAAGCTGCTGTCGGTGCCGCTGCGCGAGGGCTACGGGCGCATCCCAAGGGGCGCGCTGCTGTCCATGGACGCCTTGGACCTCACCGACAAGCTGGTCAGCTTCTACCTGGAGGCCTACGGCGCCGAGCTCACCGCTAACGTGCTGCGCGACATGGGTCTGCATGAGACGGCCGGACAGCTGCAGGCGGCCACGCACCAGGGTAAGCCGCCCCCGTTCCCCTCCACCCGGTCTTCCCCTCCACCCACACCAGCACTTACCCCTCGGGCTCTTCCGCTTTCTGTTCCTTCTACCCCTAAACAAAGCTACTCTACCGGAAAGGAGGCTCCCcgagctcggcctcccaaatgagAGGACCCCGCCACACGGCGGGAAGGGAAGGGGACCACTTGGCTCATATCCTTTCAGGCTCTGGAGCTGCACCAGCTGGGATCCAGGCCCCTCCTCGGTCAGCAGCCAAGCCAGGTGaggcctccacacccagcccagccccactACACTCCCGCACAGCCTGCATCTGTGCTCCCGCaaccagggcagggcagggcagggcacagCTTGGCAACCCTGCGCACCCCACCCACCAGCCCACACCCTGCCGGGGAAGGGAGACAATATTACCCACATCCCACTGCATGTGGGGTCCTCTTGGGCCGCCCCGTAAAGCCCCCGCTCCTAGGCTTGCAGAGGAATTCCTGAAGAACTCAAGTTCAGCAGGGACAGGCCCCACACCCTGGCTGCTGGCTCAtgttctcctcccacccccaggcctGCACTTTGTAGACCAGCACCGGGCTGCGCTTATCGCGAGGGTCACAGACGTTGAGGGGCTGCTGGATGCCTTGTACGGGACGGTCCTGAAGGATCAGCAGTACCAGGAAGTGCAGGCCGAGTCCACCAACCCAAGCAAGATGCGGAAGCTCTTCAGCTTCATGCCAGCCTGGAACTGGACCTGCAAGGACTTGTTCCTCCAGGCCCTAAGGGAGACCCAGTCCTACCTGGTGGAGGACCTGGAGCGGAGCTGAGGCTCTTTCCCAGCAACACTCCAGTCAGCCCCTGGCAATCCCAACAAACTCATCCTGCATCTGATGTTTTTGTACACAATACATGAAAAGCCAGCTTGAACTTGTGTGTTTTCCTGCTTCTAGCCTGCTGGCATGTGCAGAGCTCAGCTATGCTTCAGAGGCcgcccagcctccagctccatgtcCCTTATGCCTCCTGCACCCCAAATGCTTCCTCCATCCTTCCTGGTACGGCCATGGACTATCCCTCCTCATTCACCAGGTGGTGCTCCTTGAGTGCTCCCCTAAAGGGTCTAACCTTGCCATTATAGACAACAGCCTGTGGCCCAGTTCCAAAGGTTAAAAGAGGCATGTACGAAAGGGCACGAACTGTGGTGGGCAGCTCTGTCCGAGGCATTTAGAAACACACTAGTCTTCATAGCTCCCCTACATTCCACATTCTCCACaggagaaaaatgcaaaattagagaCATTTTCAGGGGCAGACACATTAGAGCATTATCTAAACATAGGACAGAAGAGCACAAGTCACCAAATTACTCGAGGGCTCCTTCTGGCCCTGGCTCTAACAGGCTTAAATGCCCCCTCTGCCCCACCCCATTCCATGGGGGTAAGGCTCATAGGTTACACTTTGCTCAAAAAACATGCCAACCACCAAAGCAAATTTTCAGGAAATGAGTTGTGGTAGCTGCCTCTTTTCTTGATGCAATTTTTTTGGAGggttattatttattcattcatttgaaaggaacatttaaaaaaattttttttgagatggaatctcactgtgtcacccagattggagtacagtggtgcgacctcagctcactgcaacctccacctctcaggttcaagctattctcatgcctcagccagtcaagtaactgggattacaggtgcttgccaccacacccggttaatttttgcatttttactagaaacgggattttgccatgttgcccaggctggtctcaaacgcctggcctccctcaagtgatccatccacctcagccacccaaagtgctgggattacatgtgcgagccaccgtgcccgccttCTTGATGGAATTTTTGCCTACAAAGGGAAATATGAGTCTCTCACTCCAGGAAATTTGGTCTTTCCAGAGGCTGTTTGGGAAAGCAGGAATCTAGGGCTACTTCTGAGTATACTTTACAAGCAATC
This genomic interval carries:
- the LOC126944252 gene encoding apoptosis-associated speck-like protein containing a CARD; translation: MGRARDAILDALENLTAEELKKFKLKLLSVPLREGYGRIPRGALLSMDALDLTDKLVSFYLEAYGAELTANVLRDMGLHETAGQLQAATHQGSGAAPAGIQAPPRSAAKPGLHFVDQHRAALIARVTDVEGLLDALYGTVLKDQQYQEVQAESTNPSKMRKLFSFMPAWNWTCKDLFLQALRETQSYLVEDLERS